The Streptomyces sp. NL15-2K genome contains a region encoding:
- a CDS encoding benzaldehyde dehydrogenase, producing MPLLDPQTWQPHPLSGPAHAVTEPATGDTLGTVTLATAEDVDKAAQVARTAQTEWARVPHFVRAGVLRKAGDLFAAHADELRDWLVRESGSIPGKADFELHVAAQECYEAAALASRPAGQVLPTEAPRLSYTRRVPVGVVGVISPFNAPLILSIRSVAPALALGNAVVLKPDPRTAVCGGLSLAAVFAEAGLPEGLLHILPGGPEAGQALVADPRVPVISFTGSTAAGRAVGEAAGRHLKRAHLELGGNSALIVLEDADLDAVISTAAWGSFFHQGQICMTTGRHLVHRSLYEEYVDRLAAKADSLAVGDPYREQVHLGPVIDSGQLAKVHGLVEASTSGGAKLAAGGTHDRLFYRPTVLAGVDDHSPAYTEEVFGPVAPVRSFDTADEAAALAADGPYGLSLGIVTRDTTRGLDLAERIPTGIVHINDQTVNDEAVAPFGGIAASGTGARFGGEANLEAFTEVRWTTVRGDVATYPF from the coding sequence ATGCCCTTGCTCGACCCCCAGACCTGGCAGCCCCACCCCTTGTCGGGCCCCGCACACGCCGTCACCGAGCCCGCCACCGGCGACACGCTCGGCACCGTCACCCTCGCCACCGCCGAGGACGTCGACAAGGCCGCCCAGGTCGCCCGCACCGCCCAGACCGAGTGGGCACGCGTCCCCCACTTCGTCCGCGCCGGGGTACTGCGCAAGGCGGGCGACCTGTTCGCCGCGCACGCCGACGAACTGCGCGACTGGCTCGTCCGCGAGTCCGGGTCCATCCCGGGCAAGGCCGACTTCGAACTGCACGTCGCCGCCCAGGAGTGCTACGAGGCCGCCGCCCTCGCCTCCCGCCCGGCCGGACAGGTGCTGCCCACCGAGGCGCCCCGCCTGTCCTACACGCGCCGCGTCCCGGTCGGCGTGGTGGGCGTGATATCCCCCTTCAACGCCCCGCTGATCCTGTCCATCCGTTCCGTCGCCCCGGCCCTCGCGCTCGGTAACGCGGTCGTCCTGAAGCCGGACCCGCGCACGGCGGTCTGCGGCGGACTGTCCCTCGCCGCGGTCTTCGCCGAGGCGGGTCTGCCGGAGGGCCTGCTGCACATCCTGCCGGGCGGCCCGGAGGCCGGTCAGGCCCTGGTCGCCGATCCGCGCGTGCCGGTCATCTCCTTCACCGGCTCCACTGCGGCCGGCCGGGCCGTGGGCGAGGCCGCCGGCCGCCACCTCAAGCGCGCGCACCTGGAACTGGGCGGCAACTCCGCCCTGATCGTGCTGGAGGACGCCGACCTCGACGCGGTGATCTCCACGGCGGCCTGGGGCTCGTTCTTCCACCAGGGCCAGATCTGCATGACCACCGGCCGCCACCTCGTCCACCGCTCCCTGTACGAGGAGTACGTCGACCGGCTCGCGGCGAAGGCCGACTCGCTCGCCGTCGGTGACCCGTACCGCGAGCAGGTGCACCTCGGCCCGGTCATCGACTCCGGCCAACTCGCCAAGGTGCACGGCCTGGTGGAGGCCAGCACGTCCGGCGGCGCCAAGCTGGCCGCGGGCGGCACGCACGACCGGCTCTTCTACCGGCCGACGGTCCTCGCGGGCGTCGACGACCACTCACCCGCGTACACGGAGGAGGTGTTCGGCCCGGTCGCGCCCGTACGGTCCTTCGACACCGCCGACGAGGCGGCCGCCCTGGCCGCGGACGGTCCGTACGGCCTCTCGCTCGGCATCGTCACCAGGGACACCACCCGCGGCCTCGACCTGGCCGAGCGGATCCCGACCGGCATCGTCCACATCAACGACCAGACCGTGAACGACGAGGCCGTCGCCCCCTTCGGCGGAATCGCCGCGTCCGGCACCGGCGCCCGCTTCGGCGGCGAGGCCAACCTGGAGGCCTTCACCGAGGTGCGCTGGACGACGGTGCGCGGCGATGTGGCGACGTACCCCTTCTGA
- a CDS encoding LacI family DNA-binding transcriptional regulator, producing the protein MRYVMVQIPKTPAPASPVPRSVPTSADVARLAGVSRATVSYVLNNTSAVRISEPTRRRVHEAAKELGYVPHAAARSLRAGHSRLVLMPAPTFPVGPLYSQFISELQWALARLDYTVVQYGTVGLHGDEAARAWAELRPVAVLVPGSHLGPKGVTVLKRSGARAVVTLGPDSVEGAHALLMDHEAVGHSAGAHLYTRGRRRIGVVVPEEPGLESFSVPRLKGVRQALHGTDATVTDLPLAYEETAAARLAARWGDLGLDAVFAYNDEYAMLLMRALKDEGVRIPQDTAVIGADDLMLGRLLRPRLSTVHIELPSGRDLAELVDDAVRNPTAEPETHKVLGASVVHRDSS; encoded by the coding sequence ATGCGGTACGTCATGGTGCAGATACCGAAAACGCCCGCGCCCGCGTCGCCCGTACCGCGCTCCGTGCCCACGAGCGCCGATGTGGCCCGCCTGGCCGGAGTCTCGCGCGCGACCGTCTCCTACGTCCTCAACAACACCAGCGCCGTCCGGATCAGCGAGCCCACGCGCCGCCGCGTCCACGAGGCCGCCAAGGAACTCGGGTACGTGCCGCACGCCGCGGCCCGCAGCCTGCGCGCCGGGCACAGCCGCCTGGTCCTGATGCCCGCGCCGACCTTCCCCGTCGGCCCGCTCTACAGCCAGTTCATCAGCGAACTCCAGTGGGCGCTCGCCCGCCTCGACTACACGGTCGTGCAATACGGCACGGTCGGGCTGCACGGCGACGAGGCCGCCCGCGCCTGGGCCGAACTGCGCCCGGTGGCCGTGCTGGTGCCGGGCTCCCACCTCGGCCCCAAGGGCGTGACGGTGCTCAAACGCTCCGGCGCCCGGGCCGTGGTCACCCTGGGCCCCGACTCGGTCGAGGGCGCCCATGCCCTGCTCATGGACCACGAGGCCGTCGGCCACAGCGCCGGCGCCCACCTGTACACCCGCGGCCGGCGCCGCATCGGCGTGGTCGTGCCCGAGGAGCCCGGCCTGGAGTCGTTCTCCGTGCCCCGCCTCAAGGGCGTACGGCAAGCCCTGCACGGCACGGACGCCACCGTCACGGACCTGCCCCTCGCCTACGAGGAGACCGCCGCCGCGCGGCTCGCCGCCCGCTGGGGCGATCTCGGCCTCGACGCCGTGTTCGCGTACAACGACGAGTACGCCATGCTGCTGATGCGTGCCCTCAAGGACGAGGGCGTCCGCATCCCGCAGGACACGGCCGTGATCGGCGCCGACGACCTGATGCTCGGCCGACTGCTGCGGCCCCGCCTCAGTACGGTCCACATCGAACTGCCCTCCGGCCGCGACCTCGCCGAACTGGTCGACGACGCGGTACGCAATCCCACCGCCGAACCCGAGACCCACAAGGTGCTCGGCGCGTCCGTGGTCCACCGCGATTCCAGCTGA
- a CDS encoding TetR/AcrR family transcriptional regulator: MSTAPPSSPKSWEPVLQPELLQVGSVEDEPCLRADAARNRARLLEAAAQLVEERGANGVTMEAVAAAANVGKGTVFRRFGDRTGLLNALLDHSEKKFQAAFLSGPPPLGPGAPPVERLRAFGCALLRRSADELELQLAAEASPDRRFSVPARQVQRSHVTLLLRQAVPDADCELLAHALMGSLSPDLIHHLTRQCGMPMERLEAGWCDLVDRMTATSD; this comes from the coding sequence ATGTCCACCGCCCCGCCCTCCAGTCCGAAATCCTGGGAGCCGGTCCTGCAGCCGGAGTTGCTGCAGGTCGGGTCCGTCGAGGACGAGCCCTGCCTGCGCGCCGACGCCGCGCGCAACCGGGCCCGGCTCCTCGAGGCCGCCGCACAGCTGGTGGAGGAGCGCGGGGCGAACGGGGTGACGATGGAGGCGGTGGCCGCCGCCGCGAACGTGGGCAAGGGGACGGTCTTCCGTCGCTTCGGCGACCGCACAGGTCTGCTGAACGCCCTGCTGGACCACTCCGAGAAGAAGTTCCAGGCCGCCTTCCTCAGCGGACCCCCGCCGCTCGGACCCGGGGCACCCCCCGTCGAGCGGCTCCGGGCGTTCGGCTGCGCCCTCCTGCGCCGCTCTGCCGACGAACTGGAGCTGCAACTGGCGGCCGAGGCGAGCCCGGACCGCCGCTTCTCCGTACCGGCCCGCCAGGTGCAGCGCAGCCACGTCACCCTGCTGCTGCGCCAGGCGGTGCCGGACGCGGACTGCGAGCTCCTCGCCCATGCGCTCATGGGGTCCCTCAGCCCCGACCTGATCCATCACCTGACCCGGCAGTGCGGGATGCCGATGGAGCGCCTGGAGGCCGGTTGGTGCGACCTGGTCGACCGGATGACGGCTACTTCCGACTAG
- a CDS encoding NAD(P)H-dependent oxidoreductase, translating into MSVRILALVGSLRAGSTNRQLAEAAAKHAPEGADVVLFEGLADVPFYNEDIDVEGGVPAAAAKLREAASGADAFLLFSPEYNGTIPAVLKNAIDWLSRPYGASAFGGKPVAVVGTAFGQYGGVWAQDEARKAVGIAGGKVLEDVKLSIPGSLTRFAETHPADDAEVAAQLAEVVTHLHSNAGEAAAA; encoded by the coding sequence ATGTCAGTTCGCATCCTCGCGCTCGTCGGCAGCCTTCGCGCCGGTTCGACCAACCGCCAGCTCGCCGAGGCCGCCGCCAAGCACGCTCCTGAGGGCGCCGACGTGGTGCTCTTCGAGGGCTTGGCCGACGTGCCCTTCTACAACGAGGACATCGACGTCGAGGGCGGTGTCCCGGCCGCCGCCGCCAAGCTGCGCGAGGCCGCTTCCGGCGCCGACGCCTTCCTGCTCTTCTCGCCCGAGTACAACGGCACCATCCCGGCCGTCCTGAAGAACGCCATCGACTGGCTGTCCCGCCCGTACGGCGCCAGTGCCTTCGGCGGCAAGCCGGTCGCGGTGGTCGGCACCGCCTTCGGCCAGTACGGCGGCGTATGGGCGCAGGACGAGGCCCGCAAGGCCGTGGGCATCGCCGGCGGCAAGGTGCTGGAGGACGTCAAGCTCTCCATCCCGGGTTCCCTCACCCGCTTCGCCGAGACCCACCCGGCCGACGACGCCGAGGTCGCCGCGCAGCTGGCCGAGGTGGTCACCCACCTGCACAGCAACGCCGGTGAGGCGGCTGCCGCCTGA
- a CDS encoding LysR family transcriptional regulator, which produces MIDLRRLHVLRAVAHYGTVTAAARALHFTPSAASQQIRQLARDLGVDLLEPQGRGVRLTPAAESLLAHADAIQARWEEAELDLRADCGEPAGPLRMSGFPLAVSVLLAPMAARLRARHPRLDLRIQEAEVPTSFDLLFEGAIDLAIVEATVYNPPLSDARFDQQPLLDDPFDLVVPEGHPLAGREDVDLAQAAHEDWVAPVLDSPCRPHVLSACGEAGFTPNVVHHAMDWNVAAHLVAHRLGVALIPRLAQLTPHLPIARVRCTGNPHRKLLTCTRRGGRARPAIVAALEELRELAPTAVA; this is translated from the coding sequence ATGATTGATCTGCGCCGGCTCCACGTCCTGCGGGCGGTCGCGCACTACGGAACGGTCACCGCCGCCGCCCGCGCCCTGCACTTCACCCCGTCCGCCGCCTCCCAGCAGATCCGGCAGCTGGCCCGCGATCTGGGCGTCGACCTCCTGGAACCACAGGGGCGCGGGGTCCGGCTCACCCCGGCCGCCGAGAGCCTGCTCGCGCACGCCGACGCCATCCAGGCCCGCTGGGAAGAGGCCGAACTCGACCTGCGCGCCGACTGCGGCGAGCCCGCCGGGCCGCTGCGCATGAGCGGCTTCCCGCTGGCCGTCTCCGTGCTGCTGGCGCCCATGGCGGCCCGGCTGCGGGCCCGTCATCCGCGACTGGACCTGCGCATCCAGGAGGCGGAGGTGCCGACGAGCTTCGACCTGCTCTTCGAGGGGGCGATCGATCTGGCGATCGTCGAGGCGACGGTGTACAACCCACCCCTGAGCGACGCCCGCTTCGACCAACAGCCGCTCCTGGACGACCCGTTCGACCTCGTCGTGCCCGAGGGGCACCCGCTGGCCGGGCGCGAGGACGTCGACCTCGCTCAGGCCGCGCACGAGGACTGGGTCGCCCCGGTGCTGGACAGCCCCTGCCGTCCGCACGTGCTGTCGGCGTGCGGCGAGGCCGGGTTCACGCCGAACGTGGTCCACCACGCGATGGACTGGAACGTCGCCGCCCATCTGGTCGCCCACCGGCTCGGCGTCGCGTTGATCCCGCGGCTCGCCCAGCTCACCCCGCACCTGCCGATCGCGCGGGTGCGCTGCACGGGCAACCCGCACCGCAAGCTGCTCACCTGCACACGACGGGGCGGCCGGGCGCGCCCGGCGATCGTGGCCGCGCTGGAGGAGTTGCGGGAGCTGGCGCCCACGGCGGTGGCCTGA
- a CDS encoding metalloregulator ArsR/SmtB family transcription factor, translating to MISFLLDVEDLADTRFAISPLREVMGSLRALRAPGLYPLHRPWRESVLAGLDPADARLLAALVGPTLVLPDFLTPRPTTFAPTIDDQLAVVRATPTEVVRRDLTAVHAPGPLPDALRAVTAPGDDLQAELCDVLRRYWESALLPSWPRMRLVLEADITHRARQLATGGAHLLFADLHPNLRWDGGVLRVHKMIGRHHVDGSGRGLRLVPSLFAHKPAPPVSAEEPPMLAYPSRGTATLWEPVPEPDSSALSALLGAPRTTVLRLLAEPLPTVEIARRLGVTPSAVSQHLKVLHATGLVTRARDGRRVLYRRSALGDQLVPRQATFAR from the coding sequence ATGATCAGCTTCCTGCTCGACGTCGAGGACCTCGCGGACACCCGGTTCGCGATCTCGCCGTTGCGCGAGGTGATGGGCAGTCTGCGTGCCCTGCGCGCCCCGGGCCTCTACCCCCTGCACCGGCCCTGGCGCGAGTCCGTGCTCGCCGGACTGGACCCGGCCGACGCCCGGCTGCTCGCCGCTCTGGTCGGACCGACCCTGGTGCTGCCCGACTTCCTGACGCCGAGGCCCACGACCTTCGCGCCCACGATCGACGATCAGCTGGCCGTCGTACGTGCCACACCCACGGAGGTCGTACGGCGCGACCTGACGGCCGTCCACGCGCCCGGGCCGTTGCCCGACGCGCTGCGCGCGGTGACGGCGCCCGGCGACGACCTGCAGGCCGAGCTGTGCGACGTCCTGCGCCGGTACTGGGAGTCCGCCCTGCTGCCGTCCTGGCCGCGCATGCGGCTGGTGCTGGAGGCGGACATCACCCACCGGGCACGCCAGTTGGCCACGGGCGGCGCGCATCTGCTCTTCGCCGACCTGCATCCGAACCTGCGCTGGGACGGCGGAGTCCTGCGCGTCCACAAGATGATCGGCCGGCACCACGTGGACGGATCCGGCCGGGGACTGCGTCTGGTGCCGTCCCTGTTCGCGCACAAGCCGGCGCCACCCGTCAGCGCCGAGGAGCCGCCGATGCTGGCCTACCCGAGCCGGGGCACCGCCACCCTGTGGGAGCCGGTCCCGGAGCCCGACTCCTCGGCGCTCTCCGCGCTGCTCGGCGCGCCCCGGACGACGGTCCTCAGACTGCTGGCCGAACCGCTGCCCACGGTCGAGATCGCCCGGCGGCTCGGTGTCACGCCCAGCGCCGTCTCCCAGCATCTGAAGGTGCTGCACGCGACGGGCCTCGTCACGCGGGCCCGCGACGGACGCCGGGTGCTGTACCGGCGCAGCGCGCTCGGCGACCAGCTAGTGCCCCGGCAGGCAACGTTTGCCCGTTGA
- a CDS encoding MFS transporter gives MTDHIHRQRTAPPYAGPGLIALLALACGVAVGNVYFPQAVSPLVATGLGVSPGTAASVVTATQFGYAAGIFLLVPLGDRLAPRRLIAALLTLTGLGLLAASVARSLMPLAAASVLVGLTTVIAPFAGPLAAGLVPEERRGVVGGTLLSGSLAGMLLSRTAGGALGDWLGWRAPYVLAAALSLTVAALLARTLPTTAPPSAERYPALLAAPLRLLRTEPELRRSCVYQATVFAGFSAVWTGVAFLLTGPSYGMSTRAVGLLALVNGATMLCTPLAGRLVDRRGPDPVSLVCLLAVGASALVLAFAGLGGGPGLVALVAGTLLLDIGMQSAMVANQVRIYALGADVRSRLNTAYMTCTYLGGTLGSWLGTQAYDGFGWPGVCALVATLAAVALTRHMSRGAAGGSGRPGAGRRSAEPGRPIQGDHHHRRRPEHLGPGPGRERIVRGTVARRHPR, from the coding sequence ATGACGGATCACATCCATCGGCAGCGTACAGCGCCCCCGTACGCCGGTCCCGGGCTCATCGCGCTGCTGGCCCTCGCCTGCGGCGTGGCCGTGGGCAACGTCTACTTCCCGCAGGCCGTCAGCCCTTTGGTGGCCACGGGCCTGGGTGTCTCCCCCGGTACGGCCGCCTCGGTGGTGACCGCGACCCAGTTCGGGTACGCGGCCGGGATCTTCCTGCTCGTGCCGCTCGGCGACCGGCTGGCCCCGCGCCGGCTGATCGCCGCCCTGCTCACGCTGACCGGCCTCGGCCTGCTCGCCGCGAGCGTCGCACGGTCCCTGATGCCCCTCGCCGCCGCGTCCGTCCTGGTCGGTCTCACGACGGTGATCGCCCCGTTCGCCGGACCGCTCGCCGCCGGACTCGTGCCCGAGGAACGCCGGGGCGTGGTCGGCGGCACCCTGCTCAGCGGCTCCCTCGCCGGCATGTTGCTGTCCCGTACCGCCGGCGGCGCCCTCGGCGACTGGCTGGGCTGGCGAGCGCCGTACGTGCTGGCCGCGGCGCTCTCCCTGACGGTGGCCGCACTCCTGGCCCGCACCCTGCCGACGACTGCGCCGCCGTCCGCCGAGCGCTACCCGGCACTGCTGGCCGCGCCGCTGCGACTGCTGCGCACCGAACCCGAACTGCGCCGCTCCTGCGTGTACCAGGCCACGGTGTTCGCCGGTTTCTCCGCCGTGTGGACCGGCGTCGCGTTCCTGCTCACCGGCCCGTCGTACGGCATGAGCACGCGGGCGGTCGGGCTGCTCGCCCTGGTCAACGGGGCGACGATGCTGTGCACGCCCCTCGCGGGGCGTCTGGTGGACCGCAGGGGGCCTGATCCGGTCAGCCTCGTGTGCCTTCTCGCGGTCGGTGCGTCGGCGCTGGTCCTGGCCTTCGCCGGTCTCGGTGGTGGGCCCGGGCTCGTCGCCCTGGTCGCCGGCACCCTGCTGCTCGACATCGGCATGCAGTCCGCAATGGTCGCCAACCAGGTGCGGATCTACGCGCTCGGCGCCGACGTCCGCAGCCGGCTCAACACCGCGTACATGACCTGCACCTACCTCGGCGGCACCCTGGGCTCCTGGCTGGGAACGCAAGCCTACGACGGCTTCGGCTGGCCGGGGGTGTGCGCCCTGGTCGCCACGCTCGCCGCAGTGGCTCTCACCCGCCACATGTCTCGCGGGGCGGCGGGCGGGTCCGGACGCCCTGGGGCCGGGCGCCGATCTGCCGAGCCGGGACGGCCGATACAAGGTGACCACCACCACCGCCGCCGCCCAGAACACCTGGGTCCTGGCCCGGGACGGGAACGGATCGTCCGGGGGACGGTTGCGCGACGTCACCCTCGGTGA
- a CDS encoding TerC family protein: MNVSVTIWLLTIAALCALVAADFLIGRKPHDVSIREAGTWTVVWVVLACVFGVGLYFFGGAGPTGEFFAGYITEKSLSVDNLFVFVLIMGKFAVPSQYQQRVLMVGVIVALVLRAGFIAAGAAIISAFSWVFYLFGAFLIWTAWKLVQDARKEGHEEEYEENKLLKMAEERFGVADRYHGTKLFITENGKRIMTPMLVVMLAIGSTDVLFALDSIPAIYGLTQDPYIVFTANAFALMGLRQLYFLIGGLLKKLVHLSYGLSIILGFIGVKLVLHALHESGVHVPEISIPFSLGFIVLVLAVTTLTSLRAAKKQEETADTEHVA, from the coding sequence GTGAACGTCTCTGTCACCATATGGCTGCTGACCATAGCTGCCCTCTGCGCACTCGTCGCCGCGGACTTCCTCATCGGAAGAAAACCCCATGACGTGTCGATCAGAGAGGCGGGGACCTGGACGGTCGTCTGGGTCGTCCTCGCCTGTGTGTTCGGGGTCGGACTGTACTTCTTCGGCGGAGCGGGGCCCACCGGCGAGTTCTTCGCCGGGTACATCACCGAGAAGTCGCTCAGCGTCGACAACCTCTTCGTCTTCGTCCTGATCATGGGCAAGTTCGCGGTGCCGTCGCAGTACCAGCAGCGGGTGCTGATGGTCGGCGTCATCGTGGCCCTCGTGCTGCGCGCGGGCTTCATCGCCGCCGGAGCGGCGATCATCTCCGCCTTCTCGTGGGTGTTCTACCTCTTCGGCGCCTTTCTGATCTGGACCGCCTGGAAGCTGGTCCAGGACGCCCGCAAGGAAGGGCACGAAGAGGAGTACGAGGAGAACAAGCTGCTGAAGATGGCGGAAGAGCGCTTCGGCGTGGCCGACCGCTACCACGGCACCAAGCTGTTCATCACCGAGAACGGCAAGCGGATCATGACCCCCATGCTGGTCGTGATGCTCGCGATCGGCTCCACCGACGTCCTGTTCGCCCTGGACTCCATCCCCGCCATCTACGGGCTGACCCAGGACCCGTACATCGTGTTCACCGCCAACGCCTTCGCCCTGATGGGCCTCAGGCAGCTGTACTTCCTCATCGGCGGGCTGCTGAAGAAGCTGGTCCACCTCAGCTACGGCCTGTCGATCATCCTCGGCTTCATCGGCGTCAAACTGGTCCTGCACGCGCTGCACGAGTCCGGGGTCCACGTCCCGGAGATCAGCATCCCCTTCTCGCTCGGCTTCATCGTGCTGGTCCTGGCGGTCACCACCCTCACCAGCCTGCGGGCGGCGAAGAAGCAGGAGGAGACCGCCGATACGGAACACGTCGCATAG
- a CDS encoding alpha/beta hydrolase, protein MSHVPPPFDPELAAALDLIKDVLSPGLALDEIDVVRQGPAIQMLAELDLTMGGFFEVEERTVPGPEDAPEISLLICRPAAPQAAGPLPVVYHVHGGGMILGTNRVGVDGPLAWAKELGAVVVSVEYRLAPEHPHPAPVEDCYAGLVWTAEHATEIGGDPERIVIAGASAGGGLSAALALLARDRKGPRPIGQLLMCPMLDDRNDTPSSHQMAGLGVWDRTANETGWTALLGERRGGPDVPAYAAPARAEDLSGLPPAFLDVGSAETFRDEVVAYASRIWQAGGVAELHVWPGGFHGFDGFAPQAALSQAARAAQLEWLRRLLGG, encoded by the coding sequence ATGAGTCATGTCCCACCCCCGTTCGACCCGGAGCTCGCCGCCGCCCTGGACCTGATCAAGGACGTACTGTCGCCCGGTCTCGCTCTGGACGAGATCGATGTCGTACGCCAGGGCCCGGCGATCCAGATGCTGGCCGAGCTGGACCTGACCATGGGCGGGTTCTTCGAGGTCGAGGAACGTACGGTTCCGGGGCCCGAGGACGCTCCCGAGATATCCCTGCTGATCTGCCGTCCCGCCGCCCCGCAGGCCGCCGGACCGCTGCCCGTCGTCTACCACGTGCACGGCGGCGGCATGATCCTCGGCACCAACCGCGTCGGCGTGGACGGGCCCCTGGCGTGGGCGAAGGAGCTGGGCGCGGTCGTGGTGTCGGTGGAGTACCGGCTGGCGCCGGAGCATCCGCATCCCGCCCCGGTCGAGGACTGTTACGCCGGCCTCGTGTGGACGGCGGAGCACGCGACGGAGATCGGCGGTGACCCGGAGCGCATCGTCATCGCGGGCGCCAGCGCCGGCGGGGGCCTGTCGGCGGCGCTGGCCCTGCTCGCCCGGGACCGCAAGGGGCCGCGGCCGATCGGCCAGCTGCTGATGTGCCCGATGCTGGACGACCGCAACGACACCCCGTCCTCGCACCAGATGGCGGGCCTGGGCGTCTGGGACCGTACGGCGAACGAGACCGGCTGGACGGCACTGCTCGGCGAGCGGCGCGGCGGTCCGGACGTACCTGCGTACGCGGCACCGGCCCGGGCCGAGGACCTGTCCGGGCTGCCGCCGGCCTTCCTCGACGTGGGCTCCGCGGAGACCTTCCGGGACGAGGTCGTCGCCTACGCCTCACGAATCTGGCAGGCGGGCGGAGTGGCCGAACTGCACGTGTGGCCGGGCGGCTTCCACGGCTTCGACGGCTTCGCCCCACAGGCCGCCCTGTCACAGGCCGCCCGGGCCGCCCAGCTGGAGTGGCTGCGCAGGCTGCTGGGCGGCTGA